TTTTCATAAAAGACCTCCTATAGCTAAGTTCATTTTAGCTATTGCTATAAAATATTCTACTAATGCACGATAATATAAAGTTTCAGATTGAAGTAAAACATCTTGAGCATCGAGCATATCAGTTGTCGAATTCATATTTAATTCGTATTTTTGACGCTCAATACGTAAACTTTCATGAGCCTGTTCAATAGATTTTTCAGTAACTTTAATACGTTCACGTATAGAAACTACGTCTAATAAAGCTGATTTCACATCCTGATGAATCTGTAATTCCATCTTTCTAAGTTTTTGTTGAGCTGCCGATAATAATGCCAATTCTTCTTTAATTCTAAAATCTGTTTTATTTCCTTCAAAAATCGGGACTGTTAAATTTACTCCTAATGACCCTGTATCATCGCTGTTACCATTAAAATCAGCTCTAAACCCATAATTTCCTTGTAAGGAAACTGACGGCAGTTTTGCTGATTTAATAATATTAACTTTTTTTGTTTGAGCTTCTAATTTAGCTTTTGCCGCCATATAATCATATCGTTTTGTTTTCGCCTGCGTAATAAGTTCGTCAAATGTAAAAGATGTATCCTTAAAAACTAATTCGCCTTTTGCATTTAGCTTTTCTTTTGTTATGCCCATAAGCGAAGATAATAAAATATATTGAACTGCTAATTTATTTTTTTCTTTTATAAGATTCTGCTTTAAATCAGCTAAACGAACTTCTATTTTCAATATATCAAGCTTCGCCGCTTTTTGAGCGGCAAACAAATTTGAAACTCTCCTTAATTGTTCGTCCATAGCCTTTATGGAAAATTCAAGAGAAACTATGACTTTCTGCTGACCAAGAATCGTGTAAAAAACACTCGAAATATTGAAAATTAATTCCTCTTTTTTCCAAGCCATAAGATATTCGTCAACATTACGAAATAATTCCATAGATTCAATTTCATTGCTAATACGACCGCCTGTATAAATCGGCATTTTAACAACAATATCTCCGCGTAAAATATTTCTATCAAAGTCTCCGGGCTCTCCATTAAAACGAGCTTGAATAAGTCTTTGATTATCAAGAAAACGAGCATAAACACCTTCGACGTTTAATATAGGCATTTTGTTTGCTCGAGTCTGCTCTATACGAAAATCTGCCGCAGATATTTCCCATGATGCTGCTGATAATTCAGGATTGTTAGCAAAAGCTATTTTTAAGCAGTCATCCAATGTGATGTTTTCATCAATAGGTTCTATTATTTTATCTTTATCCGAAATAACAAGATTAGAAAAATCATTCATTTTAACTGTATCATAAGATGAAGATGTCGGAGAAACTCCAGCGCATCCAGATAGAATACAAAGCATTATAAATATTCCTGCTCGCAATATAGCCATTATTTAGTTACTCCTCGAATTTCATTAATTTTTGAATTAAATAATCCTGCATATCATCGCGTTTATCATAATGCACGTCTAATATTTTACCGTCTTTATTTAAAATAAAACTGCTAAAACTATAATCAGCACACTTATAGGCTGACGATACAGTATTTAATTTATCGGATAAAACCGGAAAGGTTATTTTTTCCTGTTTAACAAAACTCCGCAGTCTTCCTAAATTTTCTTCGTCATTATTTATACCGATTATCTGCGCAGGAATTCCCATTTTAGTTAATTCGATTGGAAACTCCTTGAGTTTAGCAAAAGTTATCATACAAATATCGCATTTACTATTAAAGAATATAAGAATAGTAAATTTTTCTTTCGCTATTTCTTCAGATAATGTTATAGAACCATTTTGATTAAGATACGGCAAAGTAAAGTCATAAGCTGTTGATAAATCTGATTTATTTTCACCATAAACATTAGTTAAAAAAATAAAAATAAAGAATAAAAATAGTAATCCTCTTAAATTTACTTTCATAAAATTAAATTCCTAATTTATTTAGTTTTTTTGAAATACTCATATAGACGTTTAAACGGTGTTTTCCAATTTTGGACGAATAATGCGAAAAAACCGCCCATAGTCATTGAAAAACCAGCTCCTACAGGACACCAATTGCTCCGCAAAACGGGCAAACTGTTGTAGCGGAAATAAGACCTGCAAATGCCAGCCACCATTTAAAAAAATGAATCATCTTGGCGAAAATAGTCGGATGATGAACGTGACAATCATCATGACATTGATGCTGTTCTTCTGTAGATACAATATTCATTTATTTTTTTAGCTCCATAGAAAATTTTAAAATAAAAGATTCCAAATCATTTTTGATATATTGCCTTTTCCAAGCGTGCATCCAGTGCTATATTGAACTCCATCCGCAAAACACTGAGCCGCATGATTTTCTCCTATTTCGACAATACAATGAAGCTCGCCCGAGCTTCCGGCTCTTTGAGCGCCAAGTTCTCTAAGAGTAACTAATCCAGCCCTTGCGCCCATTGCGCCCATTGCGCTTGCCCAGCAAATATGTCCGTGAAATTTAAAAGTGTCATTTAATATGTCTTGATTTTCCATTTAACATTCTCCTCCATAAATATTATTATTTTAAACCTTCTACTGGTAATTTATTTTCACTCCAGACAGTCCATCCATTAATAAGAATTTTAACGTTTTTATAACCTGCATCAATTAAAAATAAAGCGAGCTCATGGCTTAAATCGCAGTTCTCACCATCGCAATAAGTTATTAAAAGTTTATCAAGTTCAACTTTTTCTATAAATTTACTAAAATAATCTTCTACGTTATGCCATGGAACATTTATAGCATTTTTTATATGCCCGTTTTCATAATCTGAGACATTCCGAGCATCAACAAACACACAGGCATTTTCTTCAAATAGTTTCCGAGCATCATTTAAAGATATAACTAAACTTTCGCCCTTATTGTCAGAAAATCGAGCTTCAACAGACCATTCTCCTATTAAGGGCAGTCTTTCAGAACGAACAAAATTACAAGTTAGAGCAATTATGATAGATAAAATTGATATAACAGGGACTTGCCAGAGAGCTTTATAAACTTTTTCCAAATCCAAAATATTTTTCAACATCATAAAGCATCCATTTTAAAATTTTTCATATATTCTTGAAGTTTTTCTTTTTCTACTGCTCCGATTGAAGGGCACTTTTCAATTCCTTTAGCGCCTTCGGCTATTCGGGTAGCAAATACCATACAAGTAGGCTCTCCGCATTCTTTGCAATTAGTTTTAGG
This genomic window from Desulfobacterales bacterium contains:
- a CDS encoding TolC family protein gives rise to the protein MAILRAGIFIMLCILSGCAGVSPTSSSYDTVKMNDFSNLVISDKDKIIEPIDENITLDDCLKIAFANNPELSAASWEISAADFRIEQTRANKMPILNVEGVYARFLDNQRLIQARFNGEPGDFDRNILRGDIVVKMPIYTGGRISNEIESMELFRNVDEYLMAWKKEELIFNISSVFYTILGQQKVIVSLEFSIKAMDEQLRRVSNLFAAQKAAKLDILKIEVRLADLKQNLIKEKNKLAVQYILLSSLMGITKEKLNAKGELVFKDTSFTFDELITQAKTKRYDYMAAKAKLEAQTKKVNIIKSAKLPSVSLQGNYGFRADFNGNSDDTGSLGVNLTVPIFEGNKTDFRIKEELALLSAAQQKLRKMELQIHQDVKSALLDVVSIRERIKVTEKSIEQAHESLRIERQKYELNMNSTTDMLDAQDVLLQSETLYYRALVEYFIAIAKMNLAIGGLL
- a CDS encoding redoxin domain-containing protein, giving the protein MKVNLRGLLFLFFIFIFLTNVYGENKSDLSTAYDFTLPYLNQNGSITLSEEIAKEKFTILIFFNSKCDICMITFAKLKEFPIELTKMGIPAQIIGINNDEENLGRLRSFVKQEKITFPVLSDKLNTVSSAYKCADYSFSSFILNKDGKILDVHYDKRDDMQDYLIQKLMKFEE
- a CDS encoding formylmethanofuran dehydrogenase subunit E family protein, whose product is MENQDILNDTFKFHGHICWASAMGAMGARAGLVTLRELGAQRAGSSGELHCIVEIGENHAAQCFADGVQYSTGCTLGKGNISKMIWNLLF
- a CDS encoding rhodanese-like domain-containing protein; protein product: MMLKNILDLEKVYKALWQVPVISILSIIIALTCNFVRSERLPLIGEWSVEARFSDNKGESLVISLNDARKLFEENACVFVDARNVSDYENGHIKNAINVPWHNVEDYFSKFIEKVELDKLLITYCDGENCDLSHELALFLIDAGYKNVKILINGWTVWSENKLPVEGLK